A genome region from Manihot esculenta cultivar AM560-2 chromosome 5, M.esculenta_v8, whole genome shotgun sequence includes the following:
- the LOC110614672 gene encoding probable leucine-rich repeat receptor-like protein kinase At1g35710, producing the protein MARLWNSFFLILILSLLLNLAFSKTLKRDVKALNEVKASLGWRVVYAWVGDDPCGDGDLPPWSGVTCSIQGDYRVVTELEVYAVSIVGPFPTAVTNLLDLTRLDLHNNKLTGPIPPQIGRLKRLKILNLRWNKLQDVIPPEIGELKSLTHLYLSFNNFKGEIPKELANLPELRYLYLHENRFSGRIPAELGTLQHLRHLDVGSNHLVGTIRELIRFEGCFPALRNLYLNNNYLTGGVPAQLANLSNLEILHLSYNKMSGIIPAALAHIPRLTHLYLDHNQFSGRIPDAFYKHPYLKEMYIEGNAFKPGVNPIGVHKVLEVSDADFLV; encoded by the exons ATGGCGCGTCTATGGAATTCGTTCTTCCTCattctaattctctctctgcTACTGAACCTCGCCTTCTCCAAAACCCTCAAACGCGACG TCAAGGCTTTGAATGAGGTTAAGGCATCGCTTGGATGGAGAGTGGTCTACGCTTGGGTCGGTGACGATCCTTGCGGTGATGGTGATCTGCCCCCTTGGTCCGGTGTCACTTGCTCCATTCAAGGAGATTATAGAGTTGTCACTGAATT GGAAGTTTATGCTGTGTCAATTGTTGGGCCGTTTCCTACTGCTGTTACCAATCTGTTGGATCTCACTAGGCT GGATCTGCATAATAACAAACTTACAGGGCCTATTCCTCCTCAAATTGGGCGCTTGAAGCGTCTTAAGATACT TAATTTGAGGTGGAATAAACTACAAGATGTTATCCCTCCTGAAATTGGGGAACTCAAGAGTCTAACCCATCT ATACCTGAGCTTTAATAATTTCAAAGGTGAAATACCAAAGGAGCTAGCTAATCTTCCCGAGCTCCGGTATCTTTATCTACATGAGAATCGCTTCTCTGGACGAATTCCTGCAGAGCTAGGGACTTTGCAACATCTTCGGCACTT GGATGTTGGCAGCAACCATTTGGTGGGTACCATAAGAGAATTAATACGTTTTGAGGGTTGCTTTCCTGCACTTCGCAACCT TTACCTAAATAATAATTACCTCACCGGAGGAGTCCCTGCACAACTTGCAAACTTGAGCAATTTAGAAATATT GCATCTATCATATAATAAGATGTCTGGAATAATACCTGCTGCACTCGCTCACATTCCTAGATTGACTCACTT ATACTTGGATCACAATCAATTTTCAGGGAGAATTCCTGACGCCTTCTACAAACATCCATACTTGAAGGAAAT GTACATAGAAGGAAATGCATTTAAGCCAGGTGTAAACCCAATAGGTGTCCATAAAGTACTTGAAGTATCTGATGCAGATTTCTTAGTTTAG